In the Helianthus annuus cultivar XRQ/B chromosome 11, HanXRQr2.0-SUNRISE, whole genome shotgun sequence genome, one interval contains:
- the LOC110889226 gene encoding probable indole-3-acetic acid-amido synthetase GH3.1, whose translation MGVDSGISVSYPLGTTPACERDAKALEFIEEMTKYCDNVQRNVLSEILAQNAGTEYLQQWKLDGATDRETFKEKVPVVKYEDLLPYIQRIANGDRSPILSSHPISEFLTSSGTSAGERKLMPTIAAEMDRRQKLYSLLMPVMNLYVPGLDKGKGLYFLFIKAETKTPSGLVARPVLTSYYKSDQFKTRPFDPYNVYTSPNETILCVDAFQSMYSQMLCGLIYREQVLRCGAVFASGLVRAIKFLQLNWEQLAQDIETGYLSPKITDQTVRDCVSKILKPGQELARFIRKECCEGNWEGIITRIWPNTKYLDVIVTGAMAQYIPILDYYSGNLPKTCTMYASSECYFGLNLTPMVNPSEVCYTIMPNMGYFEFIPHDRSGNDSVTELLDLADLEVGKEYELVITTYSGLCRYRVGDILQVKSFHNSAPQFKFIRRKNVLLSIDADKTDETELQTAVENASELLKEFNTKVVEYTSYGDTKTIPGHYVIYWELLVEDPVNGPSDDVLDQCCLAMEESLNSVYRQSRVADNSIGPLEIRVVKSGTFEELMDYAITRGASINQYKVPRCVSFTPIMELLDSRVVSVHFSPAPPHWTSERSF comes from the exons ATGGGTGTCGATTCTGGGATCTCGGTCTCTTACCCGCTCGGAACCACTCCGGCGTGTGAGAGAGATGCCAAGGCTCTTGAGTTTATTGAAGAAATGACAAAGTATTGTGACAATGTTCAAAGGAATGTTTTGTCTGAGATTCTTGCTCAGAACGCGGGTACGGAGTACCTCCAACAATGGAAGCTTGACGGGGCGACTGACCGTGaaacttttaaagaaaaagtTCCGGTTGTTAAGTATGAAGATCTCCTGCCGTACATTCAACGGATTGCTAATGGCGATCGCTCTCCCATCTTGTCTTCTCATCCCATTTCTGAGTTCCTCACAAG TTCAGGGACTTCCGCTGGTGAAAGAAAACTCATGCCAACTATTGCAGCTGAAATGGATAGGAGACAGAAGCTCTACAGCCTTCTCATGCCTGTCATGAATTT GTATGTTCCTGGTCTAGATAAAGGCAAGGGTTTATACTTTTTATTCATCAAAGCTGAGACGAAAACCCCAAGCGGGTTGGTGGCCCGGCCCGTTTTAACAAGCTACTACAAAAGCGACCAGTTCAAAACCCGACCCTTCGACCCGTACAACGTCTACACGAGCCCAAACGAGACCATTCTATGCGTCGACGCTTTCCAAAGCATGTACTCTCAAATGCTCTGCGGCCTCATCTACCGCGAACAAGTCCTCCGATGTGGAGCCGTTTTCGCTTCGGGCCTTGTTCGGGCCATCAAGTTTCTCCAACTGAATTGGGAACAACTGGCTCAAGATATCGAAACCGGATACTTGAGCCCGAAAATCACCGACCAGACGGTCCGGGATTGTGTTTCAAAGATTCTTAAACCGGGCCAGGAACTGGCCCGGTTTATTAGAAAAGAATGTTGTGAGGGGAATTGGGAGGGGATTATTACCCGGATTTGGCCTAATACCAAATACCTTGATGTTATTGTTACTGGGGCCATGGCCCAGTATATTCCAATTCTTGATTATTATAGTGGTAATTTACCTAAAACTTGTACTATGTATGCTTCTTCAGAATGTTACTTTGGGCTCAATTTAACCCCAATGGTGAACCCATCTGAGGTTTGTTACACCATCATGCCCAACATGGGTTACTTCGAGTTCATCCCGCATGATCGGTCCGGGAACGATTCGGTTACCGAACTTCTTGATCTAGCGGATTTGGAGGTTGGAAAAGAGTACGAGCTCGTGATCACGACCTACTCGGGGCTATGTCGGTATCGTGTCGGTGACATTCTCCAAGTGAAGAGCTTCCACAACTCCGCCCCGCAGTTCAAGTTCATAAGACGGAAGAACGTGTTACTAAGCATCGACGCGGACAAAACCGACGAAACCGAGTTGCAAACGGCAGTCGAAAACGCTTCCGAGCTTCTAAAGGAGTTTAACACGAAGGTCGTCGAGTACACTAGCTACGGCGACACAAAGACCATTCCGGGCCATTACGTTATCTATTGGGAGTTGTTGGTCGAAGATCCGGTGAACGGGCCGAGTGATGATGTGTTGGATCAATGTTGTTTGGCTATGGAGGAGTCTTTAAACTCGGTCTATCGACAAAGTCGGGTGGCGGATAACTCAATCGGCCCGTTGGAAATTCGTGTCGTGAAGAGCGGAACTTTTGAAGAGTTAATGGACTACGCGATCACGAGAGGCGCATCCATTAACCAATATAAAGTTCCACGGTGCGTGAGCTTCACGCCTATCATGGAGCTCCTCGATTCCAGAGTCGTATCGGTGCATTTTAGTCCAGCACCACCGCACTGGACTTCTGAACGAAGTTTTTAA